The genomic interval ATCATTTACCTTTGAGTCAAGAGTGGTTTCTATCTAATCACTTTACTATAAACaactgattgatggagtgctgccaaAATGTTCATCAATGTAGCAGAAGTCCTCTGAAGTTTTGTTAGAGTGATAAAGTCCTTTTTTGCTCAGTTGCTCTGGCTAGCTGGATGGCCAAATCTAAGATGAGTTCTGGTAGTTCCaaaattcttccatttcacaattattcctGGGAACAttgaaagctttagaaatggtttcatatgattgccctgatctatgcctcaccacaatttgatctcaGTTTTTAACAGAGAGGTCCTGggacttcatggcttgatttttgtcctaaacacgcagtgtgaattgtgggacaatATATACACAGGTGAGTGACTTTCGAAATGATGtacaatcaattcagtttgccagtCAAGTTCTACACACATATCTCAAGGATAACtaaaacaaacaggatgcaccttacCACAATTTGATGTCCTGAGTTCTGAATACTCAAACAAGTaagaaatttcaaattttgatttttaataaatttgcaagcctttctgaaaacatgctttcacttaatcattatgggttattcagtgtagactgatgggcataatggcaaatttatccactgaaaattaaatctacaacacaataaagtgtgcaaaaagtgaagggctttgaatactttctgaatgcactgcatGTGTGTGACCCTGGTGTTGTTAACAGAGTTTTTCTTGATgtatttgataaaatattttcaagttCATTTACTCTCTCTTTAGTTTTGCATAGAAAAATCTAGAATACATAAAGAAATCAAGAATTGCCAAGGAGATAAGAACGTGTCAGAATTCAAGCACAGGGCCCTGGAGCTGTAAGGCTGCAATGCTCACCTGAGTCTCACCTGAGTTACATCCTATGTGGAAAGTGCATTTTCTCTCTATGATCTTGTGTATTTTTCTGTGAGCTTtggatttttttcatattatgaaCTCATACATATAGGATAATTAGATGCTCCTTTGGTAAGGATCAGTGGGTTAATATGTATAGGATTGCACCCATTAGCATCCTCCACGGTGCCTTGTATTTTCTGTTGCAGGATGGACTCACTGCAATGACCAGACTAAAGCAAGAAAGAAATGGACATAATAGCATATATGCGTTAAGCATTGTGCTGTTATGGATGTAATATTGCtgacattaattaaataatattttgtatacTTTGAAAATACACCTAAAACTATATGGAAGTAAGAGGTGTATAATGCAAATGAAATGTTACCAGGTActctatttaaaaaatgaaagattacTCAGCACAAAAAATGAAAGCTATATTCTAAGTACAGTCACAGTAAAACTAGAAAATAAAGACAATAGATAAAAGAGCTTACAACACGATATTGCCAGCTGACTAGCTAGCTATGAAGAAAAATTGAAGCCAAAGGCTACTCCAAAAATATTGCtagcgtgttttgttttttttcacagcaCCAAACATTATTCGTACTCTTACTAGTTTCAGACTGATTTACTTGTTGACCATACTCTACGGACACTACAGCATATATAATATTAATTGAGGAAGTGATGGTAAAAATGTtgcaatgcaaataaaataatattgtataCTGAATTTTAGCCAACAGTTTACAAATATTATAAGTTGGTTTATcataaaataacagcattttaATTCAACACTGTAGACCAAACTAATTATCTGCAGTTCACTAAAAAGCATGCAGATATAGTatattgttttgaattttattgtttataccatcttcttcttcttcttcttcttttgactgctccaCCATGCAGTGGTAATATGTCATGTGTGAAGAAGAATGGCTGTCAATGAGCAAAGAAATAGGATGCAACTATTCAGACAGGCATATAGCAGCATTTCCTGCTATAATTCATTTTAACTTTTGAATATAAGGATGCTGTGTTTTTTGATGAAAAAGATGCCAGCTAGGTTTAGGCCACCTGCTTCTTTGCTCACAACACAACTGACAACCCTCTACTTACTTTAATTATTAGACAGCCATTAAAAGAATATTGTTTACTTCTGTGTACTAAGTTAATGTGTAACTTTAAACTGACCCTCTGTGAGTATGTCTTGTGATAGGGTGGTGCCCTGACAAGAGCTGGTCTCCATCCTTCAGCCAGTAGCTGAAGTATTCAAGCTCCCAGTAGTATTCAAGCTCCCAGTGATTCTGAAATGGTTAAGTAGGTTAAAAGATGGTAAGTCTCACTGAAGCCAGtcgtataatatactgtatatgtgtggagacaaccataAGTGAATTGTGCTTAAAGGTGGGTtggaacaattagacggctcactgagtgtcacatttctaaaccaatccaatgcctcatgaggTCAGCACTCAAATTGAGGGTGGTGATTTTTAACTGCAAAGTTCagtggtgctcttgttaacctggttCAACAAAGAGCAAGTTTCTGTTTAAGATAAACCATCTACAGTTGAAAAATCTCCTAAAAATCCCTAtgagacatataaatgtgtgtcacatgtgcagagagcacatttaaaaataaatataacccgATGCAAGGGAAAaccctttctgtagcatcagattacaGTATATTTTGCTATTCAATGGCATCAATGGACGAATGGTAAGTGTCAATGATATGttgttgcaggtgctgtgtgtTGTTCAGCATTATGATGATAATGTAGGAGTCAATATAAGCTTGAAGGAATTGGCAGCAATATTCATGAAAATCTGGAGTAAACGGTACACAGTATCACACTCTGTCAAAACGGCTGCTGTTAAAAGAGCAGATAATGAAGAGCCCCAGCCAAATCAACAAATATGACTAACAACACCAGCGGATGCACAGATTAAGCTATACAACATCCtttctgactgcacgtctaaacAATAACTAAAGGAGGTTAACATTACTGTCaaactggaaatgcaaacatgccatgacaaaatagctgcaGTGTTTTAACACATTGTATATCATTTGACAACAATGCTTacctaaactctatttgctgttgttacaTCATATAGTGGTGCAACAGTTAAAgttacaaattaattattaagtttcAGTTATCTTATGCTACTAAATTCTTGAATGGATAACAgctatttcagctttttattttctctcagcttcaagtattttgttcagtatcttttgctctctccctgaaatcctggcagcagtttaaaatgcacagactggagaaattgAGGGCGAGTGTTTTGGGAAGAAGCCTCTGTATGTGTGGCCTTTGCAGCACAAGATTTTGctgctattcactacacactttttaacggGTTGTCCCCAGACATGTATTCTCATTTGAAAATCACGTCTGGACCCATGAGAGCACAAGTCAGTTTGATATTAGCATGCTAAACCTGCTTATGTATTAATTGCATTGCCTTTGAGTCTGacccaaaaagaaaacattgcaaAGGTTCCAAAAATGACTTATACACATGTAGCACCCTCCTAGTTGGGTATAATAGTAAACTCAGAAGTAAGCCTCAGagacacaattttttttctttcttttttttttaatcagatttaTTTATAAGGCAAGAAAGTTCTGATCTATTTTTCACCAGTCTGTTCTGGCATGATTCTGATGATGTCAGAGTCACCAGGATCAATGATAGCTAGAGTGCATACCCTGTAGTATTTACCACAGGCTGTACTCAGTTCAATGTTGTTTCCACGGTAATGATGCACACCAGTCTTGGCCAACATAGCATAGTACTCAATTTCAGATTTCCTCAAAGCAGGGCAGTTGTTTGCCAATATAATCAGCTTTGCCTTGCCTTGTCGGATCATCTTGAGGGTCTGCTTATAGCCCAAGACATATTTACCACTCTTCATAACAAGTTGCAACCTTGAGTTTATAGACTCGAGTGACTTTTTCGTTTTCTTGGCAGCCACCATTTTCGCAGTTCAGACACAGATAAAGGTTTAGGTTCTTTCTGAAATATAAGAACAAATaactttttttcctattttgcaCAAATTTAAGAATTTCCAATCCAAAGttcttaatcaattttaatcCTGAAGagaaattttttattttggttttaatgaaCTGCAATAACTGTATGTGTGCAGTAACTGTTAAAAATGTACAATTGAGTTTTGTAACTTTGAAAAAGATTTAGTATAGAATTTTAATTTTCACTCAGTTTTTTAAATGTACTCCTAACAGTAGTTGCTGACTTAAGCTATCCATATCAATGTTACCAATTTGTGGAATTATAATGCATATTTTCCTACTCTAAAAAGgccaaataaactttaaaaactaatattttttcatataaattTTTACAGATCATTTTTTATTATCATGGTATCTTAAAACTTACAGTGCTCAAATTTGCTTTTATGTTATTTGGTTTTATTGCCTTCAACTCAAGTTAggctgtttatttacatttttctttcccaTTCAGAAGTTGAATGTTTTGATAGATACTCTCCACATGAACATACTGTTCCATGCTAAGtcacataatataaaaacagcATGCATACACTCTCTCTCCCAGTTTAATGGccattttatacatttaagtggcaaaaataaaaattaacaatcctaGTATGAGTTTTTCACAGCACGCTCTTGacaggattaaaattaaaatttgatttgatacgGTTCTTCCACCAGTGGGAATTAAAATTAATTGCCATTTTTTTATATCAAAGAGTACCTTACAGATAATGACATTAATACTAATACTTATTCATCAATCAGTACACACCTCCACTTCTGACAGgagaatatacatatacatttatatgtaaatgtatCCAAAAATAACTGTAATGACGCTTCACTCCTGTTTGGTTCTGTTTCACAGCCAAGTACAACATGTAACTTTTACAGTGCAAAATAATAGTGTTTTGTTGGATACAACTTGAACTGCTTAGTTAAGCTTAAAACGAGGATAAAACCGGAATATCTTGAAGAGAACAATTGCCAAAAAGATAATACATAGGTTTTGTGCTTTTTTGCCCACTTAGGTTGAGACAGCATGCTAACATGAACAAGAAGCATCAAACTGAAAGAGTGTtcagtgtaaaataaatgtttttatttcactgaaaAAGGCTGAAGTATTTATGAATTGACACTATCTATAGTAACAGTGGGAAAAGCACCCTTTTTTATATCTACTATTGATTTAAATGATATAAACATGTCTACTGTTGGGCAAATCCATGCATGAAGTGACAGACTCCCTGTATCTGCCGTATGTTTTGTCCTTTCTAAGCGCAGATGATCTGAATGAACTCTACATTTACCTAATTAAAGGCTGTGGCATGATACATATTTCAAACCAAGGTGGACAAACTGTTCACACCTGCATGGTCTTCATCATCAAAGTCTTTTTTCTTGGGGCAGAAAGAATTTTTGTAACTTcatatcagcaaaacaaaagaactggctATTGACTTTTGCCACCACACCTGGTCATGTTCAGGGTATGGATGTGGAGTCGATGCACTACCACAAGTATTTCAAAGTCCACATCGATGACAGGGTGGACTGGTCTCACAACACAGAGGAACCAGaacaaaatttaattaatttgcagaCAGGGTTGAAGCAGTTGCATCCCAATGGGGTAGTGTGTTGCAAAGTTTCCTACTTCACTCACAATCTTGCCACAAcatgctgctgctctccatgatTCAATATTGGACAAAAgttggttcagaaaatgaaataatgaaagaatgaatAGAATTAACACTTCTGGACAACATGGGCAGTGCTCCATCTAAGGTGTGCACAAAGGAATGAGTCAAAAAATCGACAGATCTCTTACATCTGTCAAAGATTTACAAAAATCAGATGACACAACAGCTCACAgggaaatcatttaaaaatgaacatttaagtaAACCAGTTAGTTCTATACCTGCTCCTTGTGAATGTTAGCAGTGCACAATGTGTGGAAACAGGAAGAGCGTCAGATCTTACAAATTGAGAATTGTAGTGGAAATATGTTTTTGTGTGTAACTCTGGTAatgttctggttttttttttaattcttctttttgtAGATTTTCAAACTTGATTTGTAGATTGGACTTTGTTGATTGGGTTGCCTTTTATGCAAACCCTGCTGTTTTGTCTtctattttgttcttgttttcctttttgaaaataaaccttcTTATTTTCAAAGAGCCAGTGTTTTTATGCTTTTTCTTTTCCTATGGTATTCAGTGTTTGTATGTATTACACAGACCACAGAATGCTCAGATGAGATTGAGCCTTTTctttgattctgagaccagaaatcttttgaaattctgttagtgctattAGGACTGCAGCctcagtattttgtggatctgatactgtatatacagtaccatattatctgcatatagagaaattttcttttcaagctcttctctaataatcccctttatctcataagcattccaacagtgaactgccagtggttcaatgacaattgcaaaaagcagtggtgacaaggggcatccttgtctggtaccacataaATCcaatttggtcttgtgatattactgaaggagaATCCCTTTCTTTAATTAGGAATCAAGCTGCATACTGAAAGGTCAGGCTGACACACAGAGATGGACTGTGTTCAGGACTAACAGGATAATATTctctctgtaagccgtgctgttcgGACACAAAGTTTAAGTCTGAataagagagagaggagaaagagagaaaaagaggccATGGAATGGTGCAAAAAAAGGGAGAAAGGAAGAAATAGATTGCCTGCAAAGGACGAAAAGATCTAAGCTATTTCATGCTCTTTTTTACAAGGATAAAATAGAGTTAACATTAGCTAGTAGAGGGAGGCATGTTGGTGCGGTGGTagagttgctgcctcacagtaaggaaaccagggttcatatcctgggtcctccctgcgtctgcgtgggtttcctccaggtgctctgttttCCCCaaactttccaaagacatgcaggttaagtgaactggcaacactaaattaaccctagtgtgtggttggggcatgtatgttctccctgcaatagactgaaaccctgtccggggtttgttcctgccttatgctctaTGCCAGCTTGAACAGGCTCCATCACCCCCCACAATCCTGGTTTGGATTAACTGGAATTTAAAATGACATGACAATAAGTAGAAGTTTAATTAGGACTAAAAGCTAACTCTTTTATGCGTCAGACCTGGACACATTCTTAATTTTTTGTCAGGCTTCAGCCAAATGCACCATCTGCAAAGCTACAGTACATAGCATAGTTGGTGAAATGCAGCAGGACAAATCAACTGTGGGACAGAGACAGTTGAGGGGCAACCTTTGCTTTATGTCAGGGAGTATACTATACAATAGGAAATGTTATTGTACATGCAGTGAATGGAATGGAAGGATGATTGGTGCCCAGCCAATCATAATCGGTCAGTCTGGACAGAAGTTCAGTACCAATGATGGATCCCAGCCCATCCTtgttgatatatatacagtatcttcccTTAACTGATGAtgcttgtatttttgattttgtgagTTTTCAATTAAGATCttttctataaataaatacagaagctGCTTGATAGTTTGAATTGCACCATTGCAATGTGATGGAATACTTGCTTGCTATCAAGTAAAAAAAACATGGCAAGAAGCAAAAAGTTTTGggaaatgtaattatttcatgGTGGAAGGAGAGAAATTGTTGTTGTAGCTAATTCATTCCATGAAAAGTGCATATTAAGATACTTCAAAAAATGATTTCAGTGTATTGCACACACACATGATATCTGGAGCACAAGGTATAGTgtgcacaagtcaagtcaagttggggagcgtgcactggtacagtgcgttgccgcacccactacatgatgaaacaactcaggatcccagttggcaaccccccaggcagacacgcagtctagtcccaccctccggaaaataccctctatctgctgcagccaggtgttacgtgggcgaccccttggcctggtccatccactcgggtccccaacaatgaggattttacgagctggatcacgctctgggaaacgcgccacatgtccgtagtaccgtaactgaggctccctcacaatgcaggtaatgtgcctcattcgggactccatgagcaaccgctcattcaacacaaagtcaaaccaacggtacccaaggattttccagagagacacagtaccaaaggagtcctgtcttcatctcaggtcactggatagcgtccatgtctcgcaacaatatagcaagacaggaagcaccaggactctaaagacttggacctttgtccttttgcatagatatcgggagttcCACACACCTCTTTTCAGTGACCTcataaccccccatgctctcccaatatgccttctgacttcatagaaagagtcaccagagacatgaatgtcactgaaaaggtaagcaaacctctctacaaggtcgacactctctctgcagacagacacactgctgatcgctgtgcccaagaggtcattaaaggcctggatcatggtttttatccaggacattcacaagcccagacactcagactccttgctcagtttctcgagcgccccgatcagagcctccatttacTCAGCAACGATCAcatcatcatcagcaaagtcaagatccgtgaatctttcttcatcaacagatgccgcACAGCCGCAGGACCCCACGACcgtgcccaacacccagtccatacaagcatcgaacaaagtaggagcaagaacacacccctgacgaaccccagaatcaactgggaaaaacgcagaggtcctgcctccactctgcacagcactcacagtaccagtgtacaggccagccatgagatCCAggaacctcgaggggatcccgcgaaccctcaggatgtcccacagggcagctcgattaaCTGAGTCGAACGGtttgcgaaaattgacaaaggctgcaaagaaactctgccaatatttgcgtttgcgctccatgagaatcctcagtgctaggatgcggttgatggtagacttcttaggcgtaaaaccagactgttctggtcactggtaggtgagcaagtgatcacggatcctattgaggacgaccctagcaaggaccttacccggcactgagagcagtgttatccccctgtagttgccgcaatccaggcgatcacccttccctctccagatagggacgacaagtcccttTTTCCAGTCAGTTTGGATGATGCCAGTTTCTGAAATGGAAGcaaaattgcttgcaatgccagcaggacagccttaccaccagcctggagaagctcaccctggataccacagatccctgcagcctttcatcccctcagctggttcaccacctgtgcaatctcagtgagattgggtggttcacagctaattggaggatcagcctcaagaaccgtggacccagagatatccaacgtcctagccggaggatcagctttgaacaacagctcaaagtagccagcccagcgggtcacaactgcagtgtcatccataaggaccattccatcagccgccctgactgcgactctcctaggaacagatttggatgtgtgtaatgcttcgattcctccgtaagcaggacatgggtcgctagaccacagatggtgtgtcacttgctcacagattcctgtaacaaacgcctctttatctgccctcagagccgtcgcagccatccttct from Erpetoichthys calabaricus chromosome 9, fErpCal1.3, whole genome shotgun sequence carries:
- the LOC114657750 gene encoding 60S ribosomal protein L30-like: MVAAKKTKKSLESINSRLQLVMKSGKYVLGYKQTLKMIRQGKAKLIILANNCPALRKSEIEYYAMLAKTGVHHYRGNNIELSTACGKYYRVCTLAIIDPGDSDIIRIMPEQTGEK